From the genome of Bradyrhizobium elkanii USDA 76, one region includes:
- the paaG gene encoding 2-(1,2-epoxy-1,2-dihydrophenyl)acetyl-CoA isomerase PaaG, producing the protein MVSDLVLTDIRAGYRVLTLNRPDRLNTFSADLHAALMAALIAAEQDKSCRALILTGAGRGFCAGQDLSDGVFTPGETPDLSAPIEKFYNPLVRKLRGIPMPVVCAVNGVAAGAGANLALACDIVIAARSAKFIQAFAKLGLVPDTGGTWLLPRLVGGARARALAMLAEPISAERAETWGMIWKVVEDSDLMAEGHALAASLATQPTDGLALIKQALDASETNTLDAQLDLERELQGRAGRSADYAEGVTAFLERRAPRFVGRAKD; encoded by the coding sequence ATGGTCAGCGATTTAGTGTTGACCGATATCCGCGCCGGATATCGCGTCCTGACGCTCAACAGGCCCGATCGCCTGAATACCTTCAGCGCCGATCTGCACGCCGCACTGATGGCTGCGCTGATCGCGGCGGAGCAGGACAAGTCCTGCCGCGCGCTGATCCTGACCGGAGCCGGACGCGGATTCTGCGCCGGGCAGGATCTTTCGGACGGCGTGTTCACGCCGGGCGAAACGCCGGACCTCTCCGCACCGATCGAAAAATTCTACAATCCGCTGGTGCGCAAGCTGCGCGGCATTCCGATGCCGGTCGTGTGCGCCGTCAACGGCGTCGCCGCGGGTGCCGGCGCGAACCTGGCCCTTGCTTGCGATATCGTGATCGCCGCGCGGTCGGCCAAGTTCATCCAGGCCTTCGCCAAGCTTGGCCTCGTCCCTGACACCGGCGGCACCTGGTTGCTGCCGCGGCTCGTCGGCGGCGCGCGAGCGCGCGCACTGGCCATGCTCGCCGAGCCGATCTCCGCCGAGCGGGCGGAGACATGGGGCATGATCTGGAAGGTGGTCGAGGATTCCGACCTGATGGCCGAGGGCCACGCCCTCGCCGCCTCGCTCGCGACACAGCCGACCGATGGTCTTGCGCTGATCAAGCAGGCGCTCGATGCCTCCGAGACCAACACGCTCGACGCGCAGCTCGATCTCGAGCGCGAGTTGCAGGGCCGTGCCGGCCGGTCGGCGGACTATGCCGAAGGCGTCACCGCCTTTCTCGAAAGGCGCGCCCCGCGCTTTGTCGGACGGGCCAAGGATTGA
- a CDS encoding helix-turn-helix domain-containing protein: MLGQRLARAHHLLNDPRHSGSTIGTIAFEVGFGDLSYFNRTFRRHYGVTPSDIRAVPRRS; the protein is encoded by the coding sequence GTGCTCGGCCAGCGCCTGGCGCGTGCGCATCATTTGCTGAACGACCCGCGCCACAGCGGCAGCACCATCGGTACGATCGCATTCGAAGTCGGGTTCGGCGATCTGTCCTACTTCAACCGCACCTTCCGCCGGCATTACGGCGTGACGCCGTCGGATATCCGCGCGGTGCCGCGGCGCTCCTGA
- a CDS encoding branched-chain amino acid ABC transporter substrate-binding protein encodes MKSALRGYFLALGASLALSGAAMAQDISVAVVGPMTGSEASFGQQFKNGADLAIADINAAGGVLGKKLKLEVGDDACDPKQAVSVAEKMAGARIPFVVGHFCSSTSIPASDAYAEGNVLQITPGSTNPQFTERGLWNTFRVCGRDDQQGTVAAAYIIKNYNTKNVAIIHDKTTYGKGLADETKKAINAAGVKEKLYEAYTKGDKDFAALVSRFKKESIDFVYVGGYYAEAALILRQMREQGVNAVLMGGDALVDKQFAAIAGPLAEGSLFTFSPDPRKKATAAATLKKFKDKGIDPDGYTLYSYAAFQIWSQAAARAQTTDAKKVAAAIKAGSWDTVLGKISYTPKGDITLIDYVVYRRDKDGNYAELPAGQ; translated from the coding sequence ATGAAGTCTGCACTTCGAGGATATTTTCTTGCGCTTGGCGCGAGCCTGGCCTTGTCCGGCGCCGCCATGGCACAGGATATCAGTGTTGCCGTGGTCGGGCCGATGACCGGCTCCGAGGCGAGCTTCGGCCAGCAGTTCAAGAACGGTGCTGATCTCGCGATCGCCGACATCAATGCGGCGGGCGGCGTGCTTGGCAAGAAGCTGAAGCTGGAGGTCGGCGACGATGCCTGCGATCCGAAGCAGGCGGTGTCGGTTGCCGAGAAGATGGCAGGCGCGAGGATTCCGTTCGTCGTTGGGCATTTCTGCTCATCGACCTCGATCCCTGCGTCGGACGCCTATGCCGAGGGCAATGTGCTGCAGATCACGCCGGGCTCGACCAATCCGCAATTCACCGAGCGCGGGTTGTGGAACACGTTCCGTGTCTGCGGCCGGGATGACCAGCAGGGCACGGTTGCGGCCGCCTACATTATCAAGAACTACAACACCAAGAACGTCGCGATCATCCACGACAAGACGACCTACGGCAAAGGCCTTGCCGACGAAACGAAGAAGGCCATCAACGCCGCGGGCGTGAAGGAAAAGCTTTATGAGGCCTACACCAAGGGCGACAAGGATTTTGCCGCGCTGGTATCCCGCTTCAAGAAGGAGTCGATCGATTTCGTCTATGTCGGCGGCTATTATGCCGAGGCAGCGTTGATCCTGCGCCAGATGCGCGAGCAGGGCGTCAATGCGGTGCTGATGGGCGGCGACGCCCTGGTCGACAAGCAGTTCGCCGCGATCGCAGGTCCGCTTGCTGAAGGCTCGCTGTTCACCTTCTCGCCCGACCCGCGCAAGAAGGCGACCGCGGCCGCGACGTTGAAGAAGTTCAAGGACAAGGGCATCGATCCCGACGGCTACACGCTCTACAGCTATGCAGCGTTCCAGATCTGGAGCCAGGCCGCAGCCCGTGCCCAAACCACGGACGCCAAGAAGGTCGCGGCGGCCATCAAGGCCGGAAGCTGGGATACCGTGCTCGGCAAGATCAGCTACACGCCGAAGGGTGACATCACCCTGATCGACTACGTCGTGTATCGCCGCGACAAGGACGGCAACTACGCCGAATTGCCGGCCGGTCAATGA
- a CDS encoding GFA family protein, translated as MQERNGGCLCGAVRYTLKSEPRSIAVCHCTHCQRQSGSLFSFNLVIREADYQQSGETVVFVDKGDSGHPVHRHFCGRCGSPLLAKTALMPGKVVVKAGTLDSMEGLQPQAEIYTDRAAAWLTPIPGAARFARNV; from the coding sequence ATGCAGGAACGGAACGGCGGCTGCCTGTGCGGCGCGGTGCGTTACACGCTCAAGAGCGAACCGCGGAGCATCGCAGTTTGTCATTGCACACATTGCCAGCGGCAAAGCGGCAGCCTGTTTTCGTTCAACCTCGTGATCCGCGAAGCCGACTACCAGCAGTCGGGCGAGACGGTGGTGTTCGTCGACAAGGGCGACAGCGGCCATCCGGTCCATCGTCATTTCTGCGGGCGCTGCGGGTCCCCTTTGCTTGCGAAAACCGCATTGATGCCCGGCAAGGTCGTGGTGAAAGCCGGCACGCTCGACAGCATGGAGGGACTGCAGCCGCAAGCCGAGATCTATACCGATCGCGCCGCCGCATGGCTCACGCCGATCCCCGGCGCTGCGCGCTTTGCCCGGAACGTGTGA
- a CDS encoding TetR/AcrR family transcriptional regulator: MVGVRQFDEDEMIATALDVFWRKGLHDATMQDLAAATGVQRGSLYNAYGDKEAIFLRAFDQYAAQFLDAAGSALAHGDTSARLRSFFEMIIVNMTDGTPQRGCLTTRTALDAAISSADVRQRVQDVLTRLEQLVGKAISAAPNRRSPADANRLARVIVTFTRGLAVMERAGYSRKQLRESATTFIDAVIGDA; the protein is encoded by the coding sequence ATGGTGGGCGTGCGTCAGTTCGACGAGGACGAGATGATCGCAACCGCGCTCGACGTGTTCTGGCGCAAGGGCCTGCACGATGCGACCATGCAGGACCTCGCGGCCGCGACCGGCGTCCAGCGCGGCAGCCTCTACAACGCCTATGGCGACAAGGAAGCGATCTTCCTGCGCGCCTTCGATCAGTATGCCGCGCAATTCCTGGACGCGGCCGGCAGCGCGCTCGCGCATGGCGACACCTCGGCGAGGCTGAGGAGCTTCTTTGAGATGATCATCGTCAACATGACGGACGGCACGCCGCAGCGGGGCTGCCTGACGACGCGCACCGCGCTGGACGCCGCCATTTCGAGCGCGGATGTGCGTCAGCGCGTGCAGGACGTGCTCACCCGCCTCGAGCAGCTGGTCGGCAAGGCCATCAGCGCGGCCCCGAACAGGCGCAGCCCGGCCGATGCAAATCGGCTGGCGCGCGTCATCGTGACGTTCACGCGCGGGCTCGCCGTGATGGAACGCGCCGGATACAGCCGCAAGCAGTTGAGGGAATCGGCCACCACATTCATCGATGCCGTGATTGGCGACGCCTGA
- a CDS encoding aldo/keto reductase: protein MTQQQPSDRGSPALPRRRLGCTGLDVSIVGFGTAPLGDLFARLDDTAAIAAVERAFALGVNLLDSSPLYGHGLAEHRSGTALRRVARDDVVVCTKVGRWMDPFHGRGDGSNFAGGAPHRAVFDYSYDGTMRSVEQSLLRLGTDRIDLLLIHDVDVWTHGADAIEARFREAMEGAYVALDKLRSERVVRGIGIGVNEAEMCVRFTKAGTFDTMLLAGRYSLLEQPALAEFLPLAQAQGIGMMLGGVFNSGILATGAIAGAKYNYKDAPPDVMRKVAAIDRVCRAHNVALPTAALHFALGHPAVASLVLGAQTPQEVERNVAALSSPVPAALWRDLKAEGLLDQHAPVPA, encoded by the coding sequence ATGACCCAACAACAACCCTCCGATCGAGGCTCCCCGGCACTGCCACGCCGCAGGCTCGGCTGCACCGGGCTCGATGTCTCCATTGTCGGCTTCGGCACCGCGCCGCTCGGCGACCTGTTCGCACGGCTCGACGACACTGCTGCGATCGCAGCAGTGGAGCGGGCGTTTGCGCTGGGCGTCAACCTGCTGGATTCTTCGCCGCTCTACGGCCATGGCCTCGCCGAACACCGCAGCGGCACCGCGCTGCGCCGCGTGGCGCGCGACGACGTCGTCGTCTGCACCAAGGTCGGGCGCTGGATGGACCCGTTCCATGGCCGCGGCGACGGCTCCAATTTCGCCGGCGGCGCGCCGCATCGCGCGGTGTTCGACTATTCCTATGACGGCACCATGCGCTCGGTGGAGCAGTCGCTGCTGCGGCTCGGCACCGATCGCATCGACCTGCTTCTGATCCACGACGTCGACGTCTGGACCCACGGAGCTGACGCGATCGAGGCGCGGTTTCGCGAGGCGATGGAGGGCGCCTATGTCGCGCTCGACAAGTTGCGTTCCGAGCGCGTGGTCAGGGGCATCGGGATCGGCGTCAACGAGGCCGAGATGTGCGTGCGCTTCACCAAGGCCGGAACGTTCGACACCATGCTGCTTGCCGGCCGCTACTCGCTGCTCGAGCAACCCGCGCTCGCCGAATTCCTGCCGCTGGCGCAAGCCCAGGGCATCGGCATGATGCTCGGTGGCGTCTTCAACTCCGGCATCCTGGCGACCGGTGCGATTGCCGGCGCCAAGTACAATTACAAGGACGCGCCGCCCGACGTGATGCGGAAGGTGGCGGCGATCGATCGCGTCTGCCGCGCCCACAACGTGGCGCTGCCGACCGCCGCGCTGCACTTCGCGCTCGGCCATCCGGCGGTGGCAAGCCTCGTGCTCGGCGCGCAGACGCCGCAGGAGGTCGAGCGCAACGTCGCCGCGTTGTCGTCGCCCGTGCCTGCCGCGCTGTGGCGCGACCTGAAGGCAGAGGGGCTGCTCGACCAGCACGCGCCGGTGCCGGCATGA
- a CDS encoding amidohydrolase family protein — protein MIRIDAHHHVWTLARADYGWLTPERGPIYRDFGLADLAPHLAAAGIEGTILVQAAPTEAETAFLLDIAKGAEQVRGVVGWIDFDAADAAARIDAIAGRELLVGLRPMVQDIADDDWLLRPELAAPLEAMARHDLVFDALVLPRHLQRLIQVVDRHPDLQFVLDHFGKPHLATGDIATWKDDIASLATRSNVVCKLSGLATEAAPNWQVADLSEAVDHALACFGPQRMLWGSDWPVVNLAGGYGHWFAAAETLLADLSSDARAAIFGGNAARIYLSSCGRPTSRK, from the coding sequence ATGATTCGGATCGACGCCCATCACCATGTCTGGACCCTGGCGCGCGCCGATTACGGTTGGCTGACGCCCGAACGCGGGCCGATCTACCGCGACTTCGGCCTGGCCGATCTGGCGCCGCATCTCGCCGCGGCCGGGATCGAAGGCACCATCCTGGTGCAGGCCGCACCGACCGAAGCGGAGACCGCATTTCTGCTTGATATCGCAAAAGGCGCCGAGCAGGTGCGCGGCGTGGTCGGCTGGATCGACTTCGATGCCGCCGACGCCGCGGCGCGGATCGATGCGATCGCCGGGCGCGAACTCCTGGTCGGTCTGCGGCCGATGGTGCAGGACATCGCCGATGACGACTGGCTGCTGCGCCCCGAACTGGCGGCGCCGCTCGAGGCCATGGCGCGGCATGACCTCGTCTTCGACGCGCTGGTGCTGCCGCGCCATCTGCAGCGGCTCATTCAGGTGGTCGATCGCCATCCGGACCTGCAATTCGTGCTCGACCATTTCGGCAAGCCGCACCTTGCGACCGGCGACATCGCGACCTGGAAGGACGACATCGCAAGCCTCGCCACACGATCCAACGTCGTCTGCAAACTCTCGGGCCTTGCGACCGAGGCGGCGCCGAACTGGCAGGTTGCCGATCTCAGCGAGGCCGTGGATCATGCACTGGCATGTTTCGGGCCGCAGCGGATGCTGTGGGGCAGCGACTGGCCCGTCGTCAATCTCGCCGGCGGCTATGGGCACTGGTTCGCGGCGGCGGAGACCTTGCTGGCTGATTTGTCAAGTGACGCGAGGGCTGCGATTTTCGGCGGCAATGCGGCGCGCATCTATTTGTCAAGCTGCGGACGGCCAACATCCCGGAAATAG
- a CDS encoding Tex family protein — MSVAKIHHQIAQELGVRDEQVEAAVTLLDGGATVPFIARYRKELTGALDDAQLRTLEERLTYLRELEERRTAVLNSIREQGKLDAALEAQIMAADSKGRLEDIYLPYKPKRRTKAEIAKEAGLEPLADQLLTQPENDPNEAATPFVNAEKQVADVAAALDGARAILVERFAEDADLIGALREEMWSNGIMASTVRTGKKTEGEKFKDYFDFSEPLPKLPSHRILALFRGEKEEILDLAIKPEAQEPVVGQPGLYELKIMNRFAISNQGRKGDKWLTETVRWAWRTKIQIHLNIDLRLRLWTAAETEAVRVFASNLRDLLLAAPAGARATMGLDPGYRTGVKVAVIDATGKVVAHTAIFPHEPQRRWDEALAVLGKLAIEHGVELIAIGNGTASRETDKLAAELVKRLPERKMTKIVVSEAGASVYSASAFASNELPDLDVTIRGAVSIARRLQDPLAELVKIDPKAIGVGQYQHDLGESKLARSLDAVVEDCVNAVGVDANTASVPLLARVSGIGQGLAQSIVQHRDANGPFKSRKALKEVPRLGPKAFEQCAGFLRISNGEDPLDSSGVHPEAYPVVRRILEATKSDIKALIGNADVVRGLKPQSFVDDTFGLPTVTDILRELEKPGRDPRPAFKAAVFKEGVEEVKDLKKGMILEGTVTNVAAFGAFVDIGVHQDGLVHISAMSRNFIKDPREVVKPGDIVKVKVLDVEVARKRIALTLRLDDEIGPKKDNAAPSRDFSRGKMTSSAPRRPQEQSGGSALADALRRAAEKSGRGKPT, encoded by the coding sequence ATGAGCGTGGCAAAGATTCATCATCAGATTGCGCAGGAGCTGGGGGTTCGCGACGAACAGGTCGAGGCGGCGGTGACGCTGCTCGATGGCGGCGCCACGGTGCCGTTCATCGCGCGATACCGCAAGGAGCTCACCGGCGCGCTTGATGACGCCCAGCTGCGCACGCTGGAAGAACGGCTGACGTATTTGCGCGAGCTCGAGGAGCGCCGCACCGCGGTGCTCAATTCGATCCGCGAGCAGGGCAAGCTCGACGCCGCGCTCGAGGCCCAGATCATGGCCGCCGACAGCAAGGGCCGGCTCGAGGACATCTATCTGCCGTACAAGCCGAAGCGTCGCACCAAGGCCGAGATCGCAAAGGAGGCCGGCCTCGAGCCGCTCGCCGATCAGCTTCTGACGCAGCCCGAAAACGATCCGAACGAGGCCGCGACGCCCTTCGTCAATGCCGAGAAGCAGGTCGCCGACGTCGCCGCGGCGCTTGACGGCGCGCGCGCGATCCTGGTCGAGCGCTTCGCCGAGGATGCCGACCTGATCGGCGCGCTGCGCGAGGAGATGTGGTCGAACGGCATCATGGCCTCGACCGTCCGCACCGGCAAGAAGACCGAAGGCGAGAAGTTCAAGGACTATTTCGATTTCTCCGAGCCGCTGCCGAAGCTGCCGTCGCATCGCATCCTGGCGCTGTTCCGCGGCGAGAAGGAAGAGATCCTGGACCTCGCGATCAAGCCGGAGGCGCAGGAGCCGGTCGTAGGCCAGCCCGGTCTCTACGAGCTCAAGATCATGAACCGCTTTGCGATCTCCAACCAGGGCCGCAAGGGCGACAAGTGGCTGACCGAGACGGTGCGCTGGGCCTGGCGCACCAAGATCCAGATCCATCTCAATATCGATTTGCGGCTGCGGCTGTGGACCGCGGCCGAGACCGAGGCGGTGCGCGTGTTCGCCTCGAATCTGCGCGACCTCTTGCTCGCGGCGCCGGCCGGCGCGCGCGCCACCATGGGGCTCGATCCCGGCTATCGCACCGGCGTCAAGGTCGCGGTGATCGATGCGACCGGCAAGGTGGTGGCGCACACGGCGATCTTCCCGCACGAGCCGCAGCGGCGCTGGGATGAGGCGCTCGCCGTTCTCGGCAAGCTCGCGATCGAGCATGGCGTCGAGCTGATCGCGATCGGCAACGGCACCGCCTCGCGCGAGACCGACAAGCTCGCCGCCGAGCTCGTGAAGCGGCTGCCCGAGCGCAAGATGACCAAGATCGTGGTCTCTGAAGCCGGCGCATCGGTCTACTCGGCCTCGGCCTTCGCCTCGAACGAACTGCCCGACCTCGACGTCACCATTCGCGGCGCGGTCTCGATCGCCCGGCGCCTGCAGGATCCCCTGGCTGAGCTGGTCAAGATCGATCCGAAGGCGATCGGCGTCGGCCAGTACCAGCACGATCTCGGCGAGTCCAAGCTCGCCCGCTCGCTCGATGCCGTGGTGGAAGACTGCGTGAACGCGGTCGGCGTCGATGCCAATACCGCATCGGTGCCGCTGCTCGCGCGAGTGTCGGGCATCGGCCAGGGACTGGCGCAGAGCATCGTGCAGCACCGCGATGCCAACGGCCCGTTCAAGTCGCGCAAGGCGTTGAAGGAGGTGCCGCGGCTCGGGCCGAAGGCGTTCGAGCAGTGCGCCGGCTTCCTGCGCATCAGCAATGGCGAGGACCCGCTCGATTCGTCCGGCGTGCATCCGGAAGCCTATCCGGTGGTGCGCCGCATCCTCGAGGCGACCAAGAGCGACATCAAGGCGCTGATCGGCAATGCCGACGTGGTGCGGGGTCTCAAGCCGCAATCCTTCGTCGACGATACGTTCGGATTGCCGACCGTCACCGACATTCTGCGCGAGCTGGAAAAGCCCGGCCGCGACCCGCGTCCGGCGTTCAAGGCGGCGGTGTTCAAGGAAGGCGTCGAAGAGGTCAAGGACCTCAAGAAGGGCATGATCCTCGAGGGCACCGTGACCAACGTCGCCGCCTTCGGTGCCTTTGTCGATATCGGCGTGCACCAGGATGGGCTGGTGCACATCTCGGCGATGTCGCGGAATTTCATCAAGGACCCGCGCGAGGTGGTGAAACCGGGCGATATCGTCAAGGTCAAGGTGCTGGACGTCGAGGTCGCGCGCAAGCGCATCGCGCTGACGCTGCGGCTTGACGACGAGATCGGGCCGAAGAAGGACAATGCGGCGCCGTCGCGCGATTTCTCGCGCGGCAAGATGACGTCGTCAGCTCCGCGCCGTCCGCAGGAGCAGTCCGGCGGCAGCGCGCTCGCCGACGCACTGCGCCGCGCGGCCGAGAAGAGCGGACGCGGCAAGCCGACCTGA
- a CDS encoding IS5 family transposase, with protein sequence MCWTEITRQQYRRDGLRYASDMTDAEWELIEPLMPAQCRRGRPREISLRVIMNAILYIGASGCQWRALPKDFPPCSTVQYYFYKWRGSGLWRRVNDALVRRMRERQGRNPTPTAGIIDSQSVKTAENGGPSGFDMAKRVKGRKRHIVTDTEGSLLAVQVHPANLQDNHGAVPLLRLIGRLFPNLRHIFADRVYRGPKLLDAIADLGQWTIEIVTRSQSVGTFKAEPRRWVVERTFAWFGRNRRLAKDFEATIASAEAWVLIASIRLLSRRLARA encoded by the coding sequence ATGTGTTGGACCGAAATCACCCGACAACAATATCGACGCGACGGACTTCGTTATGCAAGCGACATGACGGATGCGGAGTGGGAACTGATCGAGCCGTTGATGCCTGCGCAATGCCGGCGCGGCCGTCCGCGCGAGATCAGCCTGCGCGTGATCATGAATGCAATTCTCTACATTGGAGCCAGCGGCTGCCAATGGCGCGCGCTGCCAAAGGACTTCCCACCATGCTCGACGGTTCAGTACTATTTTTACAAATGGCGCGGTTCTGGATTGTGGCGCAGGGTCAATGATGCCCTGGTCCGACGCATGCGCGAACGGCAAGGACGCAACCCCACTCCAACGGCTGGGATCATCGACAGCCAGAGCGTGAAGACCGCGGAAAATGGCGGTCCAAGCGGGTTTGACATGGCCAAGCGGGTCAAGGGACGCAAGCGTCATATCGTCACCGACACCGAGGGCTCCTTGCTGGCTGTGCAGGTGCATCCCGCCAACCTTCAAGACAATCACGGTGCAGTCCCGCTGTTGCGGCTCATCGGCCGCCTGTTCCCCAACCTGCGCCACATCTTCGCCGATCGCGTCTACCGTGGCCCTAAGCTGCTCGATGCCATCGCTGATTTGGGCCAATGGACGATTGAAATCGTCACCCGCTCGCAGAGCGTTGGAACGTTCAAGGCCGAGCCTCGACGTTGGGTCGTCGAGCGTACCTTTGCCTGGTTCGGCCGCAATCGACGACTTGCCAAAGACTTCGAGGCAACCATCGCCAGCGCGGAGGCTTGGGTTCTCATTGCAAGCATCCGCCTGCTCTCCCGCCGATTGGCCAGAGCATGA
- a CDS encoding catalase, with protein MNDETKRPFLTHASGTPVADNVNILTAGPRGPALLQDVWLIEKLAHFHREVIPERRMHAKGAGAHGTFTVTRDVTRYTKASIFSEIGKQTPMFARFSTVAGERGAADAERDIRGFALKFYTDEGNWDVVGNNTPVFFFRDPLRFIDLNHAIKRHPRTGVRDPDMNWDFWTLLPEALHQVTIVMSERGIPKSFRHQHGFGSHTYSMINAENERVWVKFHFRTRQGVQNLTDAEAEALVGKDRESHQRDLFNSIERGDFPRWTLFIQVMTDAQAKAFPFNPFDLTKVWPKADYPLIEVGYFELNRNPENFFAEVEQAAFTPANVVPGIGYSPDKMLQARLFSYGDAQRYRLGVNHHQIPVNAPKCPFHSYHRDGAMRTDGNLGATLTYWPNSHGEWTDQPHLNEPPLELSGAAAHWDHRLDDDHWQQPGDLFRKMNATQKQALFDNTARQVGQASKHIQERHVANCSKADPAYGKGVADALARFAAGML; from the coding sequence ATGAACGACGAGACCAAAAGACCTTTTCTGACCCACGCCTCCGGCACCCCCGTTGCCGACAATGTGAACATCCTGACGGCAGGGCCGCGCGGGCCCGCACTGCTGCAGGATGTCTGGCTGATCGAGAAGCTGGCGCACTTTCACCGCGAGGTGATTCCGGAGCGGCGGATGCACGCCAAGGGCGCCGGCGCGCACGGCACCTTCACCGTCACCCGCGACGTCACGCGTTACACCAAGGCCAGCATCTTCTCTGAGATCGGCAAGCAGACGCCGATGTTCGCGCGGTTCTCGACGGTCGCCGGCGAGCGCGGCGCGGCGGACGCCGAGCGCGACATCCGCGGCTTCGCGCTGAAATTCTACACCGATGAAGGCAATTGGGACGTGGTCGGCAACAACACCCCGGTGTTCTTCTTCCGCGACCCCTTGCGCTTCATCGACCTCAACCACGCCATCAAGCGGCATCCGCGCACGGGGGTGCGCGACCCCGACATGAACTGGGATTTCTGGACGCTGCTGCCGGAAGCGCTGCACCAGGTCACCATCGTCATGAGCGAGCGCGGCATCCCGAAAAGCTTCCGTCACCAGCACGGCTTCGGCAGCCACACCTACAGCATGATCAATGCCGAGAACGAGCGCGTCTGGGTGAAATTCCATTTCCGCACCCGGCAGGGCGTCCAGAACCTGACCGATGCCGAGGCCGAGGCGCTGGTCGGCAAGGACCGCGAGAGCCACCAGCGCGATTTGTTCAACAGCATCGAGCGCGGCGACTTCCCGCGCTGGACGCTGTTCATCCAGGTGATGACGGATGCACAGGCCAAGGCATTCCCGTTCAATCCGTTCGATCTGACCAAGGTGTGGCCGAAGGCGGATTATCCGCTGATCGAGGTCGGCTATTTCGAGCTGAATCGCAATCCGGAGAACTTCTTCGCCGAGGTCGAGCAGGCGGCGTTCACGCCGGCGAATGTCGTGCCCGGCATCGGCTATTCGCCGGACAAGATGCTGCAAGCCCGCCTGTTCTCCTATGGCGACGCCCAGCGCTACCGGCTCGGCGTCAACCACCACCAGATCCCGGTCAACGCGCCGAAATGCCCGTTCCACAGCTATCATCGCGACGGCGCGATGCGCACCGACGGCAATCTGGGCGCCACGCTGACCTACTGGCCGAACAGCCATGGCGAGTGGACCGACCAGCCGCACCTGAACGAGCCGCCACTCGAATTGTCAGGCGCAGCCGCGCATTGGGATCATCGCCTGGATGACGACCACTGGCAGCAGCCGGGCGACCTGTTCCGCAAGATGAATGCCACCCAAAAGCAGGCCCTGTTCGACAACACCGCCCGTCAAGTCGGCCAGGCGTCGAAGCACATCCAGGAACGGCATGTTGCGAATTGCAGCAAGGCCGACCCGGCCTACGGCAAGGGCGTCGCGGATGCGCTGGCGAGGTTCGCCGCCGGAATGCTGTAG
- a CDS encoding response regulator transcription factor — protein MTGAHRRILVVEDDPETAGQLVEELTTSGYDVDLAANGREALSQGAARDYAVITIDRMLPDIDGITVMRQMRDGGIAVPFLIISALGEIDDRVRGLRAGGDDYLVKPFSFVELLARLEALGRRSETVAKETILRVGDLAIDLISRTASRRGRKIPLLPKEFQLLEYLARNEGRVVSRAMLLRHVWDLHFDPSTNIIDVYVGRLRRKVDDQQAYPLIHTIRGIGYCLRAPG, from the coding sequence ATGACCGGTGCTCACCGCCGCATTCTCGTCGTCGAGGACGATCCGGAAACCGCAGGTCAGCTCGTCGAGGAGCTCACCACCAGCGGTTATGATGTGGATCTGGCAGCCAACGGCCGCGAGGCGCTGAGCCAGGGTGCGGCGCGCGACTATGCCGTGATCACCATCGATCGCATGCTGCCCGATATCGACGGCATCACGGTGATGCGTCAGATGCGCGACGGCGGCATCGCAGTGCCGTTCCTGATCATCAGTGCGCTCGGCGAAATCGACGACCGGGTGCGGGGCTTGCGCGCCGGCGGCGACGACTATCTGGTCAAGCCGTTCTCCTTCGTCGAACTGCTGGCGCGGCTGGAGGCGCTCGGCCGCCGCAGCGAGACCGTTGCCAAGGAGACCATCCTGCGGGTCGGCGATCTCGCGATCGATCTGATTTCGCGCACGGCGAGCCGCCGCGGTCGCAAGATTCCGCTGCTGCCGAAGGAATTCCAGCTGCTCGAATACCTCGCGCGCAACGAAGGCCGCGTGGTGTCGCGCGCCATGTTGCTGCGGCATGTGTGGGACCTGCACTTCGATCCCTCGACCAACATCATCGACGTCTATGTCGGGCGTTTGCGCCGCAAGGTCGACGACCAGCAAGCCTACCCGCTGATCCACACGATCCGCGGCATCGGATACTGCCTCCGTGCTCCTGGCTAA